A single window of Dermochelys coriacea isolate rDerCor1 chromosome 2, rDerCor1.pri.v4, whole genome shotgun sequence DNA harbors:
- the LOC122458685 gene encoding uncharacterized protein LOC122458685 — protein sequence MLRQRPATSIRSWMLSWWRPQLHHQEPRGYLGWAGGSGLNPKEEVVDEEVELEDNVENMTGSSSGMASQDLFSIPEGSRQSQQSISGVYDAGEESSDVDFRGTHCTLAEHLCQIRKRPRWIKEDMFQEVLQSSEAEKGECREWRETLKEKFKIERQDRKESEERIVKGQKWMIKVIEDQTEKSLIKLQAEHVCSPHLQPIQNCFPCSPNSSHIFFTTSRNVSIPHSLHPFGQLPK from the exons ATGCTGCGCCAAAGACCTGccacttctataaggagctggatgctatcCTGGTGGCGACCCCAactccaccaccaagagccccgtggatacttAGGATGGGCTGGAGGCAGTGGACTCAACCCCAAGGAGGAAGTTGTGGATGAGGAGGTTGAGTTGGAGGATAACGTGGAGAACATGACAGGGTCGTCCAGTGGCATGGCaagtcaggacctcttttccaTTCCAGAGGGATCTAGACAGTCTCAGCAGTCCATCTCTGGCGTGTatgatgcaggagaggagagctcTG atgtggacTTCAGGGGAACCCACTGTACACTGGCAGAACACCTCTGCCAGATAAGGAAGCGACCAAGGTGGATCAAGGAGGACATGTTCCAAGAGGTGCTCCAATCCTCAGAGGCCGAAAAAGGAGAAtgcagggagtggagagagaccctgaaggaaaaatttaaaatagaaaggcaggacagaaaggagagtGAGGAGCGCATTGTAAAGGGCCAGAAGTGGATGATAAAAGTGATAGAGGATCAAACAGAGAAGTCCCTAATCAAGCTCCAGGCCGAACACGTGTGCTCACCCCACCTGCAGCCAATACAGAACTGCTTCCCATGCTCTCCAAACTCCTCCCACATATTCTTTACAACTTCCCGGAATGTCTCGATACCCCATTCACTCCACCCCTTTGGACAGCTTCCAAAGTGA